A single window of Athene noctua chromosome 1, bAthNoc1.hap1.1, whole genome shotgun sequence DNA harbors:
- the NCOA7 gene encoding nuclear receptor coactivator 7 isoform X4 produces MKGKQMPLNIRILYCARPDQEEPFVEIITVEEAKRRKSVCSYYEEEDDDTLPVLKHHSALLENMHIEQLARRLPARVQGYPWRLAYSTLEHGTSLKTLYRKSASLDSPVLLVIKDMDNQIFGAYATHPFRFSDHYYGTGETFLYTFSPNFKVFKWSGENTYFINGDTSSLELGGGGGRFGLWLDADLYHGRSNSCSTFNNDILSKKEDFIIQDVEVWTFE; encoded by the exons ATGAAAGGGAAACAAATGCCTTTGAATATTCGAATTCTGTACTGTGCCAGACCGGACCAGGAGGAACCTTTTGTGGAG ATCATTACTGTAGAAGAAGCAAAACGACGAAAGAGCGTTTGCAGTTACTATGAAGAAGAAGATGATGATACTTTGCCTGTCTTAAAGCATCACAGCGCTCTCCTGGAGAATATGCACATAGAGCAG CTTGCCCGGCGCTTGCCCGCACGAGTGCAGGGATATCCCTGGCGGCTTGCATACAGTACACTGGAGCACGGGACTAGCCTGAAGACTCTGTACCGTAAATCGGCATCTCTCGACAGTCCTGTTCTCCTTGTCATCAAGGATATGGACAACCAG ATATTTGGAGCATATGCTACACATCCCTTCAGGTTTAGTGACCATTACTATGGCACTGGTGAAACATTCCTCTACACATTCAGTCCAAATTTCAAG GTATTCAAATGGAGCGGAGAGAACACTTACTTCATCAATGGAGACACCAGCTCTCTTGAGCTCGGAGGTGGAGG tgGCCGGTTTGGTTTATGGTTAGATGCAGATTTGTATCATGGGCGAAGCAACTCCTGCAGCACCTTCAATAATGACATCTTATCTAAGAAAGAAGATTTCATAATACAAGATGTAGAAGTATGGACATTTGAATGA
- the HINT3 gene encoding adenosine 5'-monophosphoramidase HINT3, whose product MAGEEAAAAAAAAAEGREAGNGGAYDGKCVFCRIARREEPGTALLPCEYEDLVCFRDIRPNAPHHYLVVPVEHMGNCKTLKTEHIPVVKRMMEVGKAVLQKNNFSDLNNVRMGFHWPPFCSISHLHLHVLAPASQLGFLSRLVYRINSYWFITAEQLIERLQTENAAS is encoded by the exons ATGgcgggggaggaggcggcggctgccGCGGCCGCCGCTGCTGAGGGGAGAGAAGCCGGGAACGGCGGCGCTTACGACGGCAAGTGCGTGTTCTGCAGGATCGCCCGCCGGGAGGAGCCGGGCACGGCGCTGCTCCCCTGTGAG TATGAAGACCTGGTTTGCTTTAGAGATATCAGACCTAACGCTCCCCACCACTATCTGGTGGTGCCGGTGGAGCACATGGGAAACTGCAAAACACTGAAGACAGAACACATACCTGTAG TGAAGAGAATGATGGAAGTTGGAAAAGCTGTTCTCCAGAAGAATAATTTTAGTGACTTGAATAATGTAAG AATGGGTTTTCACTGGCCTCCGTTCTGCTCGATATCACACTTGCATCTTCACGTCCTGGCCCCAGCCAGTCAGCTAGGATTCTTATCCAGACTTGTTTACAGAATCAATTCCTACTGGTTTATCACG gCTGAACAACTGATTGAGCGACTGCAAACTGAAAATGCTGCCAGCTGA